A window from Citrus sinensis cultivar Valencia sweet orange chromosome 5, DVS_A1.0, whole genome shotgun sequence encodes these proteins:
- the LOC102615012 gene encoding uncharacterized protein LOC102615012 — protein MPGVGVNCRSSSPSCPSPPQPSSLSVYENGFWENALLLNVSPGLSSLSNPIVRLERTLPHQPSLCSHSEEATSFQSIKSIPSHGSTAPKSSAELMKEIAVLEAEIMHLERYLLSLYRTAFEEHLHTLSSISGTHLEYKSGSPTPIVPNKPVNRLEPQVWKGGFFHYDQALPAHDLSISDNYNSAASVKGDCARDNKFGGSAHRSLADHLGASRIDNNLNTSDRLSEDIVRCISSIYCKLANTPSSHAGLSNSPTSSLSSSSLVSSKNPCDSWSPHCSEDVSVDYQGLKEEKGQHATMVEVLKIYLDDNSFSYAVEMLQNFRSLVRNLEKIDPRKMKREEKLAFWINIHNALVMHAYLAYGTRNSVKSTSIMKAAYNVGGQYVDAYVIQSSILGIRPHFSAPWLQALFSPGRKLKTGSTKHVYALEYPEPLVHFALCSGAYSDPGVRVYTAKNVFRDLKLAKEEFIQASVYIHKESKIFLPKIIYYFAKDMSLDIQGLLELITGCVAEAQQKAMRKCIKGKHDKFINWLPQSSKFRYVIHGDIAEGR, from the exons ATGCCGGGTGTCGGGGTAAATTGCCGCTCTTCATCTCCTTCTTGTCCTTCTCCTCCGCAACCAAGTTCCTTAAG TGTCTATGAGAATGGCTTCTGGGAAAATGCActtttactcaatgtatcacCTGGACTGTCTTCCCTTTCAAATCCT ATTGTACGGCTTGAGAGGACATTACCTCACCAACCTTCTCTATGTTCGCACTCTGAGGAGGCGACAAGCTTCCAGTCTATCAAATCAATTCCTTCCCACGGTTCTACAGCACCAAAG TCTTCTGCAGAACTGATGAAGGAGATTGCTGTGCTTGAAGCTGAAATTATGCATTTGGAACGTTATCTTCTTTCACTCTATCGGACAGCTTTTGAAGAGCATCTACACACCTTATCAAGCATTTCTGGAACCCATTTAGAATACAAATCTGGATCACCAACACCAATTGTACCGAATAAACCTGTTAACAGATTGGAGCCACAAGTGTGGAAGGGTGGTTTTTTCCATTATGATCAAGCTTTGCCTGCACATGATTTGTCCATCTCAGATAATTACAACTCTGCTGCCAGTGTAAAGGGAGATTGTGCAAGG GACAATAAATTTGGTGGTTCTGCCCATCGCAGTCTTGCTGATCATCTTGGTGCTTCGCGCATAGACAACAACCTCAATACTTCGGATAGGCTTTCTGAGGATATCGTCAGATGCATATCTTCTATATACTGCAAGCTTGCCAATACCCCCAGTAGCCATGCAGGCCTGTCAAATTCTCCAACTTCGTCCTTGTCCTCATCAAGTTTAGTTTCTTCTAAGAATCCTTGTGATAGTTGGAGTCCACATTGCTCTGAGGATGTTTCTGTGGATTATCAAGGAttgaaagaagagaaaggaCAACATGCCACAATGGTAGAAGTACTGAAGATATATTTAGATGACAATAGTTTCAGTTATGCTGTGGAAATGCTACAAAATTTCAG GTCATTGGTTCGAAACCTTGAGAAGATTGACCCACGGAAGATGAAGCGGGAAGAGAAACTTGCATTTTGGATCAACATTCACAATGCCTTGGTGATGCAC GCATATTTAGCATATGGAACTCGTAATAGTGTGAAGAGTACTTCAATTATGAAG GCAGCTTACAACGTGGGTGGACAATATGTAGATGCATATGTCATTCAGAGCTCCATTTTAGGAATTCGGCCGCACTTCTCGGCACCG TGGCTACAAGCACTGTTTTCTCCAGGGAGGAAATTAAAGACAGGCAGCACAAAACATGTGTATGCCTTAGAGTATCCAGAGCCACTTGTTCATTTTGCACTTTGTTCAGGGGCATATTCTGACCCCGGG GTTCGAGTTTATACGGCGAAGAATGTATTTCGTGATCTCAAACTAGCTAAAGAAGAGTTTATACAAGCTAGTGTGTACATCCACAAGGAGTCAAAGATTTTTCTGcctaaaattatttactacTTTGCAAAGGATATGTCACTAGACATTCAAGGCCTACTAGAGCTAATAACCGGATGCGTAGCAGAAGCGCAGCAGAAAGCTATGAGAAAATGTATCAAGGGAAAGCATGACAAATTCATCAACTGGCTACCACAAAGTTCAAAATTTCGGTATGTCATCCATGGAGACATAGCTGAAGGGAGATAA
- the LOC102614709 gene encoding tetratricopeptide repeat protein SKI3 isoform X1 — protein sequence MNNKTDDEKGALLLQLEDSLEANPDDPSLHLDLGLHLWENSESKEKAAEHFVIAAKLNPQNAVAFRYLGHYYTRFSIDTQRAIKCYQRAVSLSPDDSVSGEALCELLEHGGKESLEVVVCREASDKSPRAFWAFRRLGYLQLHHKKWSEAVQSLQHAIRGYPTSPHLWEALGLAYHRLGMFSAAIKSYGRAIELDDTSIFPLLESGNIFLMLGNFRKGVEQFQLALKISSENVSAHYGLASGLLGLAKQCINLGAFRWGASLLEDACKVAEANTRLAGNMSCIWKLHGDIQLTYAKCFPWAEERQSLEFDVETFSASIVSWKTTCLMAAISSKSSYQRALYLAPWQANIYTDIAITSDLIYSLNEAYGHYQSAWHVSEKMALGALLLEGDNCQFWVTLGCLSNYNGLKQHALIRGLQLDVSLADAWAHIGKLYGEVGEKKLARQAFDSARSIDPSLALPWAGMSADVQASESLVDDAFESCLRAVQILPLAEFQIGLAKLAKLSGHLSSSQVFGAIQQAIQRGPHYPESHNLYGLVCEARSDYQAAVVSYRLARYAISSSSGTVPNSHFQDISINLARSLSRAGNALDAVRECESLERQGMLDAEVLQVYAFSLWQLGKYDLALSMARNLASSVSAMEQSSAAASVSFICRLLYHISGLDSTINSILKMPKGLFQCSKMSFIVSAIHALDHSNRLESVVSSSRNCIASPEEITGMHYLVALNKLVKNGPESCLGFNSGIFHLRKVLHVYPNCNLIRNLLGYLLLSSDEWRYSHVASRCCSLETSDCIKKEGPKSAWEILGAEGVACNVIGSVDLKFSFPTCIYEHLTGPKAVQELQKCLHREPWNYNVRYLLVLNLLQKAREERFPRHLCTILQRLIHVALSCEFYSIQHTSYQYQKFQLLLCASEISLQGGNITGCINHAKSASALLLPDAYRFFGHLLLSRAYAAEGNMLNLQDEYVRCLELKTDYVIGWMCLKVVESLYEVQADTNTIELSFNECLKQGNNSRLIWTAKFNLVLGFVFLWKKDFFSAEKCLAQACSLAGAESCLFLCHGTICMEIARQYHDSHFLSLAVRSLTKAQKTSFVQLPVVSLLLAQAEGSLSSIEKWEKNLRLEWFTWPPEMRPAELFFQMHLLAMLSKAGSDSSSRVEFCQSPQKWVLRAIHTNPSCLRYWKVLHKLF from the exons atgaataataaaacg gATGACGAAAAGGGAGCACTTTTATTGCAACTGGAGGATTCCTTAGAAGCCAATCCTGATGACCCCTCCCTCCATTTGGATCTc GGCTTGCACTTGTGGGAGAACTCAGAATCGAAGGAAAAAGCAGCTGAACATTTTGTAATAGCAGCCAAATTGAACCCTCAAAATGCAGTTGCTTTCCGATATTTGGGGCATTATTACACCAGATTTTCTATTGATACCCAAAGAGCTATCAAGTGTTACCAAAGAGCTGTCTCTCTCAGTCCCGATGATTCTGTTTCTGGG GAAGCTTTATGTGAATTGTTGGAGCATGGAGGAAAGGAGAGCTTGGAAGTTGTCGTGTGTAGGGAGGCCTCAGACAAGTCTCCAAGGGCTTTCTGGGCATTTCGTCGCCTGGGTTATCTGCAATTGCATCACAAGAAATGGTCAGAAGCTGTCCAGAGTCTTCAGCATGCCATACGAGGCTATCCAACCTCTCCTCATCTCTGGGAA GCTCTTGGTCTTGCTTACCACCGGCTTGGCATGTTTAGTGCTGCTATTAAG TCCTATGGGCGAGCCATTGAATTGGATGATACAAGTATCTTTCCTCTGCTTGAAAGTGGAAACATCTTTTTGATGCTTGGTAATTTCAGAAAG GGAGTTGAGCAGTTTCAGCTAGCTCTCAAGATTTCATCTGAAAATGTGTCTGCACACTATGGGCTTGCTTCTGGTTTGCTTGGTTTAGCAAAACAATGCATTAATTTGGGTGCATTTAGATGGGGAGCTTCACTGCTGGAG GATGCATGCAAAGTTGCCGAAGCTAATACTCGATTAGCTGGAAATATGTCATGTATATGGAAGTTGCATGGTGATATTCAG CTTACATATGCAAAATGTTTCCCATGGGCGGAGGAGAGACAGAGTTTAGAATTTGATGTGGAAACTTTCAGTGCTTCCATTGTTTCCTGGAAGACGACTTGCCTTATGGCTGCCATATCTTCTAAAAGTTCTTACCAACGAGCTTTGTACTTGGCCCCGTGGCAAGCTAACATCTATACTGATATTGCAATAACTTCAGATCtcatttactctttaaatGAAGCTTATGGACATTACCAAAGTGCTTG GCATGTGTCTGAGAAGATGGCTTTGGGGGCCTTGTTACTTGAGGGTGACAACTGCCAATTTTGGGTGACATTGGGGTGTTTATCTAACtataatggattaaaacaGCATGCTTTAATCAGGGGATTGCAGCTGGATGTATCTTTAGCTGATGCTTGGGCACACATTGGGAAG CTATATGGAGAAGTGGGTGAGAAGAAGTTAGCAAGGCAAGCATTTGATTCAGCCAGAAGTATAGATCCTTCACTTGCATTACCATGGGCTGGCATGTCAGCTGATGTTCAAGCTAG CGAATCCTTAGTGGATGATGCTTTTGAGAGCTGTTTACGAGCTGTGCAGATATTACCT CTTGCTGAGTTCCAAATTGGTCTAGCTAAGCTTGCTAAACTGTCAGGGCACCTTTCATCTTCACAG GTTTTTGGAGCCATCCAGCAGGCAATACAACGTGGTCCTCATTATCCTGAATCCCATAACTTGTATGGGTTAGTTTGTGAGGCACGGTCTGACTATCAAGCTGCCGTTGTTTCTTATAGGCTAGCACGCTATGCAATTAGCTCTTCTTCAGGCACTGTTCCAAATTCCCATTTCCAAGATATATCCATTAACTTGGCCAGATCACTTAGTAGG GCAGGGAACGCATTGGATGCTGTACGAGAATGTGAAAGTTTGGAAAGACAAG GCATGCTTGATGCGGAAGTATTGCAAGTATATGCCTTCTCTCTGTGGCAACTTGGTAAATATGACCTGGCCCTTTCCATGGCTAGAAATCTGGCTTCAAGTGTGTCTGCCATGGAACAATCATCTGCAGCTGCGTCTGTTAGTTTTATCTGCCGATTGCTTTACCACATCTCTGGACTCGATTCAACAATTAATAGCATTCTGAAAATGCCAAAGGGGCTGTTTCAGTGTTCAAAAATGAGCTTCATAGTGTCTGCCATCCATGCTCTTGATCATAGTAATCGCCTTGAATCTGTTGTTTCAAGCAGTCGAAACTGTATTGCATCTCCTGAAGAAATCACTGGAATGCACTATTTAGTAGCACTTAATAAATTG GTTAAAAATGGACCTGAATCCTGCCTTGGATTTAATAGTGGAATATTCCACCTCAGAAAAGTTCTTCATGTTTACCCTAATTGTAATCTGATAAG GAACTTACTTGGTTATCTCTTGCTATCAAGTGACGAATGGAGATATTCACATGTTGCAAGTAGGTGCTGCAGCCTAGAGACATCGGACTGTATAAAAAAGGAAGGTCCAAAGTCAGCATGGGAGATCCTTGGTGCTGAAGGGGTTGCTTGCAATGTCATAGGCAGTGTTGATcttaagttttcttttccaaCCTGTATTTATGAGCATTTGACTGGACCTAAAGCTGTTCAAGAGTTGCAGAA ATGCTTGCATCGAGAACCATGGAACTATAACGTGCGGTATTTGCTTGTACTTAATCTTTTACAAAAGGCACGCGAAGAGAGATTTCCTCGGCATCTCTGTACCATACTTCAACGGCTAATTCATGTCGCTCTTTCCTGTGAATTCTATTCTATACAACATACATCTTATCAATACCAAAAGTTTCAGCTTCTTCTCTGCGCTTCTGAGATCAGTTTGCAAGGTGGAAATATTACTGGGTGTATCAACCATGCAAAAAGTGCTTCAGCCCTCTTACTTCCTGATGCCTACCGATTTTTTGGACACTTGCTACTATCCCGTGCCTATGCTGCAGAAGGTAATATGTTAAACCTTCAGGATGAATATGTAAGATGTTTAGAACTCAAGACAGATTATGTAATTGGCTGGATGTGTCTCAAAGTCGTGGAATCTCTATATGAAGTGCAAGCTGACACAAATACCATAGAGTTGAGCTTCAACGAATGCTTAAAACAGGGGAATAATTCCAGGCTGATTTGGACtgctaaatttaatttggtgTTGGGTTTTGTTTTCCTATGGAAGAAGGATTTTTTTTCTGCCGAGAAGTGTCTTGCACAAGCTTGTTCGTTGGCGGGTGCTGAGAGCTGCCTTTTTCTGTGTCATG GTACCATCTGCATGGAGATTGCAAGGCAGTATCACGATTCTCATTTTTTGTCACTAGCAGTAAGAAGTCTTACCAAAGCCCAAAAAACTTCCTTCGTTCAGTTGCCTGTGGTCTCACTATTACTGGCTCAAGCGGAAGGAAGCCTATCTTCTATAGAAAAATGGGAGAAAAACCTTCGTCTGGAATGGTTTACTTGGCCACCAG AAATGAGGCCTGCAGAGCTTTTTTTCCAAATGCATTTGCTTGCAATGTTGTCGAAAGCTGGGTCTGACTCTTCCTCAAGAGTTGAGTTCTGTCAGAGCCCACAGAAATGGGTTCTTCGGGCAATCCATACAAACCCTTCTTGTTTAAGATATTGGAAGGTTCTGCATAAGCTTTTCTAA
- the LOC102614709 gene encoding tetratricopeptide repeat protein SKI3 isoform X2 — MNNKTDDEKGALLLQLEDSLEANPDDPSLHLDLGLHLWENSESKEKAAEHFVIAAKLNPQNAVAFRYLGHYYTRFSIDTQRAIKCYQRAVSLSPDDSVSGEALCELLEHGGKESLEVVVCREASDKSPRAFWAFRRLGYLQLHHKKWSEAVQSLQHAIRGYPTSPHLWEALGLAYHRLGMFSAAIKSYGRAIELDDTSIFPLLESGNIFLMLGNFRKGVEQFQLALKISSENVSAHYGLASGLLGLAKQCINLGAFRWGASLLEDACKVAEANTRLAGNMSCIWKLHGDIQLTYAKCFPWAEERQSLEFDVETFSASIVSWKTTCLMAAISSKSSYQRALYLAPWQANIYTDIAITSDLIYSLNEAYGHYQSAWHVSEKMALGALLLEGDNCQFWVTLGCLSNYNGLKQHALIRGLQLDVSLADAWAHIGKLYGEVGEKKLARQAFDSARSIDPSLALPWAGMSADVQASESLVDDAFESCLRAVQILPLAEFQIGLAKLAKLSGHLSSSQVFGAIQQAIQRGPHYPESHNLYGLVCEARSDYQAAVVSYRLARYAISSSSGTVPNSHFQDISINLARSLSRAGNALDAVRECESLERQGMLDAEVLQVYAFSLWQLGKYDLALSMARNLASSVSAMEQSSAAASVSFICRLLYHISGLDSTINSILKMPKGLFQCSKMSFIVSAIHALDHSNRLESVVSSSRNCIASPEEITGMHYLVALNKLVKNGPESCLGFNSGIFHLRKVLHVYPNCNLIRNLLGYLLLSSDEWRYSHVASRCCSLETSDCIKKEGPKSAWEILGAEGVACNVIGSVDLKFSFPTCIYEHLTGPKAVQELQKCLHREPWNYNVRYLLVLNLLQKAREERFPRHLCTILQRLIHVALSCEFYSIQHTSYQYQKFQLLLCASEISLQGGNITGCINHAKSASALLLPDAYRFFGHLLLSRAYAAEGNMLNLQDEYVRCLELKTDYVIGWMCLKVVESLYEVQADTNTIELSFNECLKQGNNSRLIWTAKFNLVLGFVFLWKKDFFSAEKCLAQACSLAGAESCLFLCHGTICMEIARQYHDSHFLSLAVRSLTKAQKTSFVQLPVVSLLLAQAEGSLSSIEKWEKNLRLEWFTWPPEMRPAELFFQMHLLAMLSKAGSDSSSRVILKNLYLDRFPPDSCQYNPLLLATQIYIAD, encoded by the exons atgaataataaaacg gATGACGAAAAGGGAGCACTTTTATTGCAACTGGAGGATTCCTTAGAAGCCAATCCTGATGACCCCTCCCTCCATTTGGATCTc GGCTTGCACTTGTGGGAGAACTCAGAATCGAAGGAAAAAGCAGCTGAACATTTTGTAATAGCAGCCAAATTGAACCCTCAAAATGCAGTTGCTTTCCGATATTTGGGGCATTATTACACCAGATTTTCTATTGATACCCAAAGAGCTATCAAGTGTTACCAAAGAGCTGTCTCTCTCAGTCCCGATGATTCTGTTTCTGGG GAAGCTTTATGTGAATTGTTGGAGCATGGAGGAAAGGAGAGCTTGGAAGTTGTCGTGTGTAGGGAGGCCTCAGACAAGTCTCCAAGGGCTTTCTGGGCATTTCGTCGCCTGGGTTATCTGCAATTGCATCACAAGAAATGGTCAGAAGCTGTCCAGAGTCTTCAGCATGCCATACGAGGCTATCCAACCTCTCCTCATCTCTGGGAA GCTCTTGGTCTTGCTTACCACCGGCTTGGCATGTTTAGTGCTGCTATTAAG TCCTATGGGCGAGCCATTGAATTGGATGATACAAGTATCTTTCCTCTGCTTGAAAGTGGAAACATCTTTTTGATGCTTGGTAATTTCAGAAAG GGAGTTGAGCAGTTTCAGCTAGCTCTCAAGATTTCATCTGAAAATGTGTCTGCACACTATGGGCTTGCTTCTGGTTTGCTTGGTTTAGCAAAACAATGCATTAATTTGGGTGCATTTAGATGGGGAGCTTCACTGCTGGAG GATGCATGCAAAGTTGCCGAAGCTAATACTCGATTAGCTGGAAATATGTCATGTATATGGAAGTTGCATGGTGATATTCAG CTTACATATGCAAAATGTTTCCCATGGGCGGAGGAGAGACAGAGTTTAGAATTTGATGTGGAAACTTTCAGTGCTTCCATTGTTTCCTGGAAGACGACTTGCCTTATGGCTGCCATATCTTCTAAAAGTTCTTACCAACGAGCTTTGTACTTGGCCCCGTGGCAAGCTAACATCTATACTGATATTGCAATAACTTCAGATCtcatttactctttaaatGAAGCTTATGGACATTACCAAAGTGCTTG GCATGTGTCTGAGAAGATGGCTTTGGGGGCCTTGTTACTTGAGGGTGACAACTGCCAATTTTGGGTGACATTGGGGTGTTTATCTAACtataatggattaaaacaGCATGCTTTAATCAGGGGATTGCAGCTGGATGTATCTTTAGCTGATGCTTGGGCACACATTGGGAAG CTATATGGAGAAGTGGGTGAGAAGAAGTTAGCAAGGCAAGCATTTGATTCAGCCAGAAGTATAGATCCTTCACTTGCATTACCATGGGCTGGCATGTCAGCTGATGTTCAAGCTAG CGAATCCTTAGTGGATGATGCTTTTGAGAGCTGTTTACGAGCTGTGCAGATATTACCT CTTGCTGAGTTCCAAATTGGTCTAGCTAAGCTTGCTAAACTGTCAGGGCACCTTTCATCTTCACAG GTTTTTGGAGCCATCCAGCAGGCAATACAACGTGGTCCTCATTATCCTGAATCCCATAACTTGTATGGGTTAGTTTGTGAGGCACGGTCTGACTATCAAGCTGCCGTTGTTTCTTATAGGCTAGCACGCTATGCAATTAGCTCTTCTTCAGGCACTGTTCCAAATTCCCATTTCCAAGATATATCCATTAACTTGGCCAGATCACTTAGTAGG GCAGGGAACGCATTGGATGCTGTACGAGAATGTGAAAGTTTGGAAAGACAAG GCATGCTTGATGCGGAAGTATTGCAAGTATATGCCTTCTCTCTGTGGCAACTTGGTAAATATGACCTGGCCCTTTCCATGGCTAGAAATCTGGCTTCAAGTGTGTCTGCCATGGAACAATCATCTGCAGCTGCGTCTGTTAGTTTTATCTGCCGATTGCTTTACCACATCTCTGGACTCGATTCAACAATTAATAGCATTCTGAAAATGCCAAAGGGGCTGTTTCAGTGTTCAAAAATGAGCTTCATAGTGTCTGCCATCCATGCTCTTGATCATAGTAATCGCCTTGAATCTGTTGTTTCAAGCAGTCGAAACTGTATTGCATCTCCTGAAGAAATCACTGGAATGCACTATTTAGTAGCACTTAATAAATTG GTTAAAAATGGACCTGAATCCTGCCTTGGATTTAATAGTGGAATATTCCACCTCAGAAAAGTTCTTCATGTTTACCCTAATTGTAATCTGATAAG GAACTTACTTGGTTATCTCTTGCTATCAAGTGACGAATGGAGATATTCACATGTTGCAAGTAGGTGCTGCAGCCTAGAGACATCGGACTGTATAAAAAAGGAAGGTCCAAAGTCAGCATGGGAGATCCTTGGTGCTGAAGGGGTTGCTTGCAATGTCATAGGCAGTGTTGATcttaagttttcttttccaaCCTGTATTTATGAGCATTTGACTGGACCTAAAGCTGTTCAAGAGTTGCAGAA ATGCTTGCATCGAGAACCATGGAACTATAACGTGCGGTATTTGCTTGTACTTAATCTTTTACAAAAGGCACGCGAAGAGAGATTTCCTCGGCATCTCTGTACCATACTTCAACGGCTAATTCATGTCGCTCTTTCCTGTGAATTCTATTCTATACAACATACATCTTATCAATACCAAAAGTTTCAGCTTCTTCTCTGCGCTTCTGAGATCAGTTTGCAAGGTGGAAATATTACTGGGTGTATCAACCATGCAAAAAGTGCTTCAGCCCTCTTACTTCCTGATGCCTACCGATTTTTTGGACACTTGCTACTATCCCGTGCCTATGCTGCAGAAGGTAATATGTTAAACCTTCAGGATGAATATGTAAGATGTTTAGAACTCAAGACAGATTATGTAATTGGCTGGATGTGTCTCAAAGTCGTGGAATCTCTATATGAAGTGCAAGCTGACACAAATACCATAGAGTTGAGCTTCAACGAATGCTTAAAACAGGGGAATAATTCCAGGCTGATTTGGACtgctaaatttaatttggtgTTGGGTTTTGTTTTCCTATGGAAGAAGGATTTTTTTTCTGCCGAGAAGTGTCTTGCACAAGCTTGTTCGTTGGCGGGTGCTGAGAGCTGCCTTTTTCTGTGTCATG GTACCATCTGCATGGAGATTGCAAGGCAGTATCACGATTCTCATTTTTTGTCACTAGCAGTAAGAAGTCTTACCAAAGCCCAAAAAACTTCCTTCGTTCAGTTGCCTGTGGTCTCACTATTACTGGCTCAAGCGGAAGGAAGCCTATCTTCTATAGAAAAATGGGAGAAAAACCTTCGTCTGGAATGGTTTACTTGGCCACCAG AAATGAGGCCTGCAGAGCTTTTTTTCCAAATGCATTTGCTTGCAATGTTGTCGAAAGCTGGGTCTGACTCTTCCTCAAGA GTAATTTTGAAGAACCTCTATTTGGACAGATTCCCTCCCGACTCCTGTCAATACAATCCGCTTCTTCTGGCCACCCAAATCTATATAGCTGATTGA
- the LOC102614426 gene encoding protein LYK5 — protein sequence MSAKFCRCWLVQVEVVLVLVWSIQGQQTYVDNHQLACYDPRYNNITRGFDCNGLYPSCQAYLTFRSNPSYNTPVTIDYLFKTSHPNLIASINSITNVTATLPTDTPVLIPVNCSCSGGGDGDYYQFNTTYTIQNHVETYLSVANNTYQGLTTCQAMMSQNPVDSRNLTVGLDLFVPLRCACPSRDQAASGFNHLLTYMVTWGDSISAIAQLFNVDERSVLDANKLSQDDLIFPFTPILVPLKTAPSKIQLPVPSPPPSSPHTTLTPPSHSSTSSKKWVFIGAGIGAFLLLLVATLFAFLFCLYRRRRNSKKNPTPVLTPGRVPPPKTPLDCADYSLFPQASNSLSHPQGFRSAVESLTLYKFQDLKIATGSFSEENRIQGSVYRGSFKGDDAAVKVMKGDVSSEINILKKINHSNIIRLSGFCVHEGNTYLVYEFADNGALSDWLHSNRYQTSDNLTWKQRVQIAYDVANALNYLHKYTNPPYVHKNLKTSNILLDTNLRAKITNFGLARSAESDEHEQGGYGLQLTRHVVGTYGYMAPEYIENGVITPKLDVFAFGVVVLELLSGREAVTGDQNCGAELLYASISRVLEESNVREKLRGFIDPSLRNEYPLDLAFSMAQLAKNCTAHDLNARPSISEVFVTLSKIWSSSSDWDPSDELNNSRSLSRGS from the coding sequence ATGTCTGCTAAATTCTGCCGGTGCTGGTTGGTTCAAGTTGAAGTGGTGTTGGTGTTGGTCTGGTCAATACAAGGGCAACAAACATACGTAGACAACCATCAGCTGGCCTGCTACGACCCGAGGTACAACAACATAACCAGAGGATTCGATTGCAACGGATTGTATCCATCGTGTCAAGCTTACCTGACTTTCCGATCAAATCCTTCTTACAACACACCAGTCACCATCGACTATCTCTTCAAGACCTCCCACCCAAATCTCATCGCCTCCATCAACAGCATAACCAACGTCACTGCCACCTTACCAACCGACACCCCGGTGCTGATCCCTGTCAACTGCTCCTGTTCCGGCGGCGGTGACGGTGACTACTACCAGTTCAACACCACTTACACGATTCAAAACCACGTGGAGACTTACTTAAGTGTGGCTAACAACACCTACCAAGGACTAACCACTTGCCAGGCCATGATGTCTCAGAACCCAGTGGATTCTAGGAATCTCACTGTGGGTTTGGATTTGTTTGTTCCCTTGAGGTGTGCTTGTCCTTCTCGAGACCAGGCAGCTTCAGGTTTCAACCATCTTTTAACTTACATGGTCACCTGGGGTGATAGCATCTCTGCAATTGCACAACTTTTCAACGTCGACGAGCGGAGCGTTCTTGACGCTAATAAGCTGTCACAAGATGACCTCATATTTCCCTTCACTCCAATTCTAGTTCCTCTTAAAACTGCCCCCAGCAAGATCCAGCTACCTGTACCATCTCCTCCACCATCTTCTCCACACACAACGCTCACTCCTCCATCTCACTCCTCCACCTCTTCTAAGAAATGGGTCTTCATAGGTGCTGGGATCGGAGCTTTCTTGCTTCTGCTTGTTGCCACCTTATTCGCATTTCTATTTTGCCTCTACCGTCGTCGTCGCAACTCTAAGAAGAACCCCACGCCAGTGCTTACTCCAGGACGAGTCCCACCGCCTAAGACTCCATTAGATTGTGCTGATTACTCGCTATTTCCTCAAGCCAGCAACTCCCTCTCCCACCCGCAAGGGTTTCGAAGTGCTGTCGAGTCTTTAACTCTCTACaaatttcaagatttgaaaattgccACTGGGAGTTTTAGTGAAGAGAATAGAATCCAGGGCTCTGTGTACCGGGGGTCTTTCAAAGGTGATGATGCTGCCGTTAAGGTGATGAAGGGGGATGTCTCAAGCGAGATCAACATTTTGAAGAAGATCAATCACAGTAACATAATACGGCTTTCTGGTTTTTGCGTTCATGAAGGAAACACCTACCTTGTTTATGAGTTTGCAGACAATGGTGCTCTCAGTGACTGGCTCCACTCTAACAGGTACCAGACTTCTGATAATCTAACATGGAAGCAGCGTGTTCAGATTGCTTACGATGTGGCTAATGCTCTCAATTACCTCCACAAGTACACCAATCCCCCATATGTCCACAAGAACTTGAAGACCAGTAATATTCTCTTGGATACCAACTTGAGAGCCAAGATTACTAATTTCGGGTTGGCAAGAAGTGCAGAGAGCGATGAGCATGAGCAGGGGGGTTACGGACTGCAATTGACAAggcatgtggttggtacttaTGGTTACATGGCCCCAGAGTATATTGAAAATGGAGTGATCACACCTAAACTAGATGTTTTTGCCTTCGGGGTTGTGGTATTGGAGCTCTTATCCGGAAGGGAAGCTGTAACTGGTGATCAGAATTGTGGAGCGGAATTGCTATATGCATCAATTAGTAGGGTGCTTGAAGAAAGCAATGTGAGAGAAAAACTCAGAGGCTTCATTGATCCTTCATTGAGGAATGAATACCCCCTAGACTTGGCTTTCTCCATGGCTCAGCTTGCTAAAAACTGCACAGCTCATGATCTAAATGCTCGCCCATCCATTTCCGAAGTCTTCGTCACTCTCTCTAAGATTTGGTCTTCCTCGTCAGATTGGGATCCATCTGATGAGCTAAATAACTCCAGGTCACTCAGCAGAGGCAGCTAG